The region GACCGCTTCAGAGATCGTCAAGTTCTGCTGCATAGTCGGCGGAACGTCAGGCATACGAAATCGCTGGAAAAGCGGACTAGTCTTGTCGGCATTTAGAGCTCTGACAACAGCCGACGCCAACGCAGAGAGCGCAGTTTTGGGGTCGGCATCTCCCATTTTCAGGTCCGCAAGCAACGCCACGAGCAGCCCCTTAGGCACACTCTTTTGCTTGTGGTTTATAGTTATGAAAAGATCCGCCTCTTTAACTTTTGCCAGGCCGGAGAAGGCAATGACAGTTATGTTCTGATCAAGATATTTTTCGTCCAGGCCCGAAAAACCATACAAACGATGCTGACCATCGATCACCCATGCCGATCTATATTTTGACGGCAAAGTAAGCCAGCCGAACTTTGCGGTCGGGTCTGTATTTAGACTATTGTCTAAGAGTGAGAATTTAGGATTATCAACGAAATTTAACAGTATATTCGTCGGAAAGAACCCCCCTGATCGAATAAAGTCGCCAATTGCCTTCACTCGACCCGGGGAAATCATACGCTGATAGGCAGGACTTCCATCAGGGTGGTTGAGCGCTTGGTGATTTACAAACGCTATTCTGAGGAGATTTCGCGGCGTTGTGACGAATGAGTAGAAAGTTTCACCGCCCAATTTACCTCGGATTGCAGGCACCGTTTGCGTCGGTATTCCTGGGATCTTTTGATCGCTCAAAAACTCCCCTAGGAGCTGGTATCTACCTGCAGCCCCCATATGCCCGATAAACGTCTCAAAATATGCAAGCTCATTCTCAGTGACAATGTATATTCCAGCGCGCTCAGCACGCTCCACGTCCCCTTCAGACCATATTATATTGTTAGTTACATAAAGCCATATGATCTTTGGCTTTGATGGATACTTCTTGTGAATTTCACTTCTGATATATTGTTGAAGAGATTTCGTTTCGGATATTTCTTTTGACAGCCCTCTACGCCCCCTCTCTTCTTTAGATATACATTCAGCAACAATCGCGGTTTCGTCATCTACTGCAAACGCGTCTATTTGCTTCGTGCCGTCACCGCCCGAGTGACGTGTAAATTTGATCGGCAGGCGTTTGGCGCCGAGGTGCCTGTAGCCCATTCGATAGAGGAGACACCAAGTGCGATCGTCGAGCGCCTGATTGTGAGGCTTCGCCTGCCGTAGACGATGCTGCCGCTTCCCCCGACGCGCCACCTCCCATCCCTCGGCGATGGCTTCAGCCGCGTCAGCGCGATGGACGCTTTTGTAGTTAAAGGGGGAGTTTCGAAGCCTAAACTCAGATGCGACCTGAGCTGCATCCTCCAGCAAGTCGTTGAGTAGCGCGGCGTCGCTCTCTACCGTGAGAACCTCCTGTGCCGCCGTAGCTCCGTCCATGCCGCCCCCGCGCCAAAGTTGACCCGGGCGAACGGTACTACCGTTAAGGTGATGCTCAAGCTGATTTTATTTGAAGCTGCACCTTTGTCGCGGACAGCATGTTTTTCCACGCCGCCTATCCACCCCGCGCATAACCCCCACCCTATCCACCCCCTCCTCACCCCGCCGCATACTCCCCTCATCCCGTCGCGGGAGAGGACGCGTGGTGTCGGCCTGTCGGCCTGGGCTCTCAACAGCTCAGGCCGGGCCGCCTTCTGACCAGGAGGGCGGCCGCGGCGGCGGGTGCGGTTGAGCGGGTCAAGCGCCGGCGGTCGAAAGCCGTCGGGGCGAGGGCGGGGGACGTAAGCCCGCCTATCGGGGACGCCGATACGTCTCCGCCCGTCCGGGGGTCGCCTGGGAGTGAAGGGCCTAAGACGTCCGCGCGCTCCCGTCTCCGGTCAAACAGCCGCGCGGGGCGTGCGTCCGCGTCGAAACGGTATTGAACTTTTCCTGCTCCGGGCGCGGCCCGGACGCCCCGCGCCTCTCCATCCTCCGCCGCCCGACGGGCGTCGGACGTCTCATCATGCGTGGATCAAGGAGCGCGCCCATGGACGACGACTATCGCCGCAATCCGCAGAGCGCCAAGCGCTGGCGACAGCGCGGGCCGGCGGGCGAGGCGGGCCTCAATCTGCCCGTCCTGATCCGGCGGGCGGCCTATGAATTCAACTATTACCGGGGCTGTCCGGTGGACTCCCACCCCGAATATCTGGCCACCATGCGGCGGCTGAAGGCCTGGTGGATGGATAACCAGCCCCATCTGGTGGACTACACCCCCGGCCCGCTGAACCTGTAGGCGGCTCGCGCGCCGGGGGCGGGGTCGATCCTTAGCGCTTGCGAATGAAGTTTCGGATGTCGCTGGACAGCTTCTTCAGGTCGTCCTCGCGCACGTACATCATGTGGCCGGCGTGGTAGTAGTGCCACTCGATCCGGCCGTCATTGGGGATGCCCGTGCGGTTCAGCGAATACTCCGCCCCGAAGAAGGGGGTGGCGAAGTCGTAATAGCCCTGGCCGGCATAGATGCGCAGGCCGCTGTTCTCGCGCAGGGCCTTGCCCAGGTACGGGGCGACGTTGAGGTAGCCCGAGCCGCCGCGCGGGCCTGAGCCCAGGTTCCAGTCCCAGTCGCCGACGGCGCCGATGGACGAATAGACCACGTCGGGCGAGTACTTCAGCGTCTCGCGCGAATAGGCGTTCATCGCCGTCGTATAGGCGCCGTCGATGCCATAGAAGCTGGGGTCGTTGTCGGGCCGGTCGCCGGCGTTGTCGTAGTCGACGCCGGTATAGCGGGTGTCCAGGCGGCCGATGGTCAGGCCCTTGTCACGCAGCAGCTCCTTGTAGAAGCGGCTGGGCGACAGGCGCAGGTTGGCGTTGCTCAGATAGGCCTGGGACACGCCGGTGAAGCGCGACAGTTGCGGCAGGATCGCGGCGCGTTCCTCGGCCGTGATCGAATTGCCCTTCAGCAGAGCCGTGGCGTAGGGGCCGATGGCGAAGGCGCGGGCCTGGGCGACGAATTCCTCGACCGTGGCCGGGCGGTCGGCGACCTTGTTGTGGTACCAGGCGGTGGCGGCCATGGACGGCAGGTTGGTCACATAGCCCAGCTCGTTGCCGGGGGTGTCGGCGGCCTGGCTGAAGTCCAGGATCGACGAGATCAGCAGGATGCCGTTCACCGACACGTCGGTGTAGCTGCCCTCAAGCTCGTTGATCACCGCGGCG is a window of Caulobacter sp. NIBR2454 DNA encoding:
- a CDS encoding DGQHR domain-containing protein yields the protein MDGATAAQEVLTVESDAALLNDLLEDAAQVASEFRLRNSPFNYKSVHRADAAEAIAEGWEVARRGKRQHRLRQAKPHNQALDDRTWCLLYRMGYRHLGAKRLPIKFTRHSGGDGTKQIDAFAVDDETAIVAECISKEERGRRGLSKEISETKSLQQYIRSEIHKKYPSKPKIIWLYVTNNIIWSEGDVERAERAGIYIVTENELAYFETFIGHMGAAGRYQLLGEFLSDQKIPGIPTQTVPAIRGKLGGETFYSFVTTPRNLLRIAFVNHQALNHPDGSPAYQRMISPGRVKAIGDFIRSGGFFPTNILLNFVDNPKFSLLDNSLNTDPTAKFGWLTLPSKYRSAWVIDGQHRLYGFSGLDEKYLDQNITVIAFSGLAKVKEADLFITINHKQKSVPKGLLVALLADLKMGDADPKTALSALASAVVRALNADKTSPLFQRFRMPDVPPTMQQNLTISEAVNGLNRAALLGKVMSKAIAPAAFSAANDVETIERSRKILNGYFEPIASANPGRWAAGASAYICVNPGLRAHLMLLPEIMAYLTLKRGIDFASAPEDEVIAEINSVAKPICDFVHTASDEQVRDAFSRRFGEGGVKDYLYKLCEIIAKEFPDFGSEEFKKTIEQRASDTIAEASKDIMHISELLTDVVLKTLKSIHGAHTLDSGDAAYWELGIAKTVTKEKAYKRQQEEPQERRRRKEAYLDLIDMKEIVEQPNNWPHFQSTFSLASPGEKKGGKYTGWMARFNDIRKIAAHKNSLRTYTDDDLAFLDWVRSEALPRLQAANEAL
- a CDS encoding S10 family peptidase, whose protein sequence is MKKLFALAVSALALAGPAAFAQDGPKPEAAAERRSDAGIPPPVVSVTKHSGTFGGQRINYRAIAGETYLKDKDGKPLAAITSYTYLKEGPTDPNRPVTFLWNGGPGSGSVWLHMGAFGPKRVVVPSDAKDDGAPPFPIIDNPESLLDVTDLVFIDPVGTGFSRALGKTDPKDYWGVTKDARSMAQFIRLWLNEHGRWNAPKYIGGESYGTTRAAAVINELEGSYTDVSVNGILLISSILDFSQAADTPGNELGYVTNLPSMAATAWYHNKVADRPATVEEFVAQARAFAIGPYATALLKGNSITAEERAAILPQLSRFTGVSQAYLSNANLRLSPSRFYKELLRDKGLTIGRLDTRYTGVDYDNAGDRPDNDPSFYGIDGAYTTAMNAYSRETLKYSPDVVYSSIGAVGDWDWNLGSGPRGGSGYLNVAPYLGKALRENSGLRIYAGQGYYDFATPFFGAEYSLNRTGIPNDGRIEWHYYHAGHMMYVREDDLKKLSSDIRNFIRKR